CATGTGTTAAGCCTGCCGCTAGCGTTCATCCTGAGCCAGGATCAAACTCTTCATCGTATATTATGCGAAGCAAATAAATTTGCTTCTATTTATTATGACAATGATCTAATGGTCTTTTTCGAATCTTACGATTCTATTACTCTTTAATTTGTTTTGAGATCTCTCTCAAAACGGCTGTCAATTCAATATGTCTAGGAACGTGTCTAACTTGTTTGTTGCGCTTATCTCTCAAAGCGGGTGCAAAAGTACAACTTCTTTTTTATCTCGCAAGTCTATTTGAAAATTTTTTAGAAAAAATACTTTCTTTTTTAACTCACTCAACTTACTTAAGAACTTGGCTCCTTTTGGGGAGGGCAAAGATAATTACTTTTTTATCTCTAGCAAATTTTTTACAAGTAAAATTTCTTTTATCTCCTTTTGTTTGCTTTTCAATATCTATGTAAGAACCTCGCCTTTATTGCGGGTGCAAAAGTACAACCTAAATCCACTCTGGCAAGTATTTTTTGAGTTTATTTTGCAGCTTTTTCTTAACTGGCTGATTCCCCGTTTTGTAAATACCAAAGTTTTTTATCAATTGGGAATTGTAAAGGTTGAATTAGAAGGTTCAAACAACAAAAATTCGATAAAGAATGTTGAATGTTGAACTTTGATATAGGTGTTTTCATCACAAACCGCGTTAGGGATAGAAGCGAAAAGCCCACAGCGCAGCGAGGACTTGTAGCATATAGCCCGGCCTAGTTTGCGAGGCTACGAGGCAAACCAGGTAACGCACTAGTGCTTAAAAATTCGAAGTTTATTTATTGGCAGCATTTACCTTTGCTTGCCAAGCAGTACTTAAATCGAAAAAATCTACTTTAATTGCAGGGGGTTGGTTTTGCAAACGACCGGTTTCGAAGGCGTACACTAATATGGATTCAATGAGATAATCTTCATTGTTTTGATACGGATCGTATTTGGTTTTTAAATTGATATCAAACAGTTTTGCCGTAACATTGGACCAAAATGCTTTCCAACCACTTTTTAAGTTAGTGATCAAATCGTAAGTAGTGGTGCCGGTTTGACGATGAATTAGTTTGACAAGAATTTGTCCTTGTTTGCGAGATAGCTTTTTTAGTTTTGCTTCAAACTCGTTGGTTAAATAATTCTCAACTATCTTGAAGTATTTCTTTTTTTCTTTTTCCGTTTTCAAATTGGCCATGCCACGATTTAAAGCGGTCAATCGCTCGGCAGTAATTTTAGCATAAGGATATACTTTTAACACTCGGTTTTGAAGTAATTGAAATTGCTTTCTGGCTTCAATATCCAATTTTTCTTTTCGAACAATGATTTCAGGAAGTTCAATGGTGTCATTTAAAATGGTATCGTTTTCTACTGTAAGATCAGACTCTTTTTGTATTACCTGCGCTTGAACGGCTGTCGATAGAAATGCGAAGCCAATTAGAAATAGAATGCGTTTCATTTGTGAAAAATTTAATTACAAAATTAGGCATTCTATACACAACTGTAATGCCAAATTTATAATTTAGCAAAAAAATATTTTATGAGCACTACATCTATATTAAACGAAAAATCGATTGCCTTTTTAGAAAGTTACCTTAATAATGCCTCGCCTACTGGTTTTGAAGCCGAAGGTCAAAAAATTTGGATGGATTATGTAAAACCCTATGTGGATACGTTTATTACTGATACGTATGGCACTGCTGTAGGAATCATTAATCCTGATGCTCCTTATAAAGTAGTTATTGAAGGGCATGCTGATGAGATTGCCTGGTATGTAAATTATATTACGGATGACGGATTAATATATGTAATAAGAAACGGTGGCTCTGACCATCAGATTGCACCTTCTAAACGTGTTAATATTCATACTAAAAACGGCATTGTAAAAGGTGTTTTTGGTTGGCCAGCCATCCATACTCGTAACCGAGGAAAAGAAGAACCAGCCAAAACCGATAATATCTTTATTGATTGCGGTTGCGAAAATAAAGAACAAGTTGAAAAATTGGGCGTACATGTGGGTTGTGTTATTACTTACCCTGACGAATTCATGGTCTTGAACGAAAATAAATTTGTTTGTCGCGCGATAGACAACCGTATGGGCGGATTTATGATTGCCGAAGTAGCGCGTTTGTTGCACGAAAACGGCAAAAAATTACCTTTCGGATTGTATATCACCAACTCGGTGCAAGAAGAAGTAGGATTGCGTGGAGCTGAAATGATTACACAAACCATCAAGCCTAATGTGGCTATTGTAACTGATGTTTGCCACGACTCTACCACTCCAATGATTGACAAGAAAATTGAAGGAGAGACAAAAATTGGTAAAGGACCTGTTGTTACTTACGCTCCTGCTGTTCAAAATAATTTAAGAGAATTAATTCTAAATACGGCCACCGAGAAAAAGATTCCTTTTCAACGACTAGCTTCGTCTCGAGTGACTGGAACAGACACAGATGCTTTTGCGTACAGCAATGGCGGTGTGGCTTCGGCGTTGATTTCGCTTCCATTGCGATACATGCACACGACAGTAGAAATGGTGCATCGCGAAGATGTGGAAAATGTCATTCAATTGATTTATGAAACCTTATTGAAAATAGAGAACGAAGAAACTTTTTCGTATTTCAAATAATAGTTTCTATTGGAGCTATTCCCGCTTTCCGCTCTATCTTTATAGTTTAGCTTCGGAAGCCTCAGCTAAATACTATAAAGGATGCCGCTGCAATCGGGGCTAAAAAAAACCGCAATTCAAAACAATTGAATTGCGGTTTTTTTATTTAAGCTAAATGAAGTTTATCTGTTTTCTAAAAACGCCACTACATTCTTTTCGATTCGCTCATTAATATTACTAATATCCGCTTTTATAAATTGTTCTCCCAAGATATTTTCATACAACTCAATATATCGTTCAGAAACCGATTCGATGTAGGTATCAGTCATATCTGGAATTTGTTGTCCTTCTTGTCCTTGAAAACCATTTTCAATCAACCAACGACGAACAAATTCTTTAGACAATTGTTTTTGTTCTTCGCCTTTGTCTTGTCTTTCTTGATAGCCTTCTGCATAAAAATAGCGAGAAGAATCAGGAGTATGAATTTCGTCAATTAATACAATTTGCCCGTCTTTGGTCTTACCAAATTCATATTTAGTATCCACCAAAATCAAACCTCGGCTAGCCGCAATTTCAGTTCCTCTTTGAAACAAAGCGCGGGTGTATTGTTCTAAAACCAAATAATCTTCTTCGGTAACAATTCCTTTCGACAAAATAGCTTCTCTCGAAATATCCTCATCATGAGAACCATTATCCGCTTTGGTTGTTGGGGTGATTATAGGAGTTGGAAATCGGTCGTTTTCTTTTAATCCTTCTGGCATGGTTACTCCGCAAAGTATTCTTTTACCCGCAGCATATTCTCGTGCTGCATGACCCGAAACATAACCACGAATCACCATTTCTACTTTAAAAGGCTCGCACAAATGACCAACTGCAACATTAGGATCAGGTGTTGCGATTAACCAATTGGGAACGATGTCTTGTGTCATTTTCATGAATTGTGTAGCAATTTGATTCAGGATCTGTCCTTTGTACGGAATTCCTTTTGGCAATACCACATCAAAAGCAGATAATCTATCCGTTGCAATCATGACCAATAGATCATCATTTATATTGTATACTTCACGAACTTTTCCACGATAAACTGATTTTTGTCCTGGAAAATTAAAGTTAGTAGTTGTAATTGTTGAACTCATTATTTTATTGTGTTGTTTCGAATTGCGGCAAATTTAGCATTAATTCATGGAGAATAAAATTATTTATTTAGCAAAGTAGAATTGAATAAATCCAAGATTCTACCATATTCATCCACCCATGAATACGTTTCTTTAAATCCATGTGACTCAACAGGAAAACTAGCTAGACTCCATTTTTTCTTCCCTAATTCAATAAATCGTTGCGATAAACGTACAACATCTTTGTATTCTACATTATCATCTACCATGCCGTGAAGCATCAATAAATTGCCTTCTAAATTATTAGCAAAATAAATAGGTGAACTTTTTTTATAAGCATCCGGATCGGTTTCAGGGAAATTCAAAATATTCCCAGTATAGCCGTGGTTGTAATGTGCCCAATCAGTTACCGAACGTAAAGCGGCTCCAGCGGCAAATTCTTTAGGTGTAGTTAGCATTCCCATTAAAGTGATAAAACCTCCGTATGAACCTCCATATATCCCTACTCTATTTGGATCTACTCCATAATTTTGAACTAAGAAATTTTTTCCATCGATTTGATCGGAAAGATCTTTACCTCCCATAAAACGATAAATACCAGTTCTCACATCTCGTCCGTATCCATCACTTCCTCTATAATCAATATCCAAAACAGTATAACCTAAATCAGTCAGCAAATTATGGAACATATATTCTCTATGATACGTACTCCAATGATTATGCGCATTTTGCAAATAGCCCGCTCCATGGACAAAAATAACAGCGGCTTTATTAGCTTGATTTCTATTTGGTGTATACAAACGAGCATTGACTGGTGTTCCGTCTTGTGCTTTGAAAGTAATCACTTCTGGACTTCTCCAATTATATTCCTGGAATGCTGCAGTAGTCGAAAACGTAATTTGATTTAAAGAACTTCCTTTCTTATTGGTAGCCCAATACAATTCCCAAGGTTTGTTTTTGTATGAATAACGAACTAACAAGGTTTTCTCATCAGGTGAAAGACTCACTTCATGAGCACCGTCATTGGTTAATATAGGTTGCAAAATCGCATCCGAAACATTCATTTTGTACCACTCACGATTCCCTGGATGAGTGGTATTGGTAGTTAAGTAAAACGTTTTTTTATCTTTTGATAAATCTACACCACGAACTTCCCAGTTGCCTTGAGTTAGTTGTACTTTTTTATTGGTTCTTAAATTGTAGGTATACAAATGGGAATAACCTGTTATTTCTGACTGAAAGTAAATGGTTTCGTTATCGGCCAAAAAACCTAAAGTCCCAGAACTAAATGCATAGGACGGAATTCCGGGCCCACCAATCCAAGCCTCATCGTGTTGGTGTTCAATTTCTTTAAAACTTCCTGTAGCTAAATTCAAGTTAACCAACCAACGGTCCTTGTTATCTTGACTTCTAATTTCAACAATGGCATACGATCCATCTTGATTGTAAATTGGAGCTTGTGCTACAATCAGTTTGTCTTTCTTATCTAGATTTTTATTTTTTTCATACAATTTGAAATAATCAGGAACATCTTGAATATGACTCAAAGACGAAAAATTGACCATATACACTGTATCCTTTGCCACATTATAGATACCCATTTTTGTATTTACAAAATTATTAGTCGAAACTTTTGTTTTGGTATCTCTGAATTTGTTATAGCCATCGGCTGTAATAAAAAGCTCCATTTCTTCTTGTTTTACCTCAGCTTCTTCTCGTAAACGGAAAGTAACAAAATCTCCCTTCGGACTGGCTTTGGTACTTTCAATACTGTTTTTTCCAAAGAAATACGGTTTTGGAAAATCTGATTTTGCATCATCATTAGCTGTATTCCATTTCTCTTTTTGTTCTTGGTCCCTAACAAATTGAAACAATTCTTTTTGTTGCTCTTTCAAAAAAGATTCTTTTTCTTTTGGCTTTTCCTCTGATTTTCCCTTTTTAAAATTGGTCAACTGAACCAATGACCCAAGTTTGGTATCGAATTTAAAAAGATTATCACTTTGTTTAAAATAAACAACCCCTTCCTCTTTTCCTATCTGAAGATTGGAAACCGGCACACTATGCTGAAATAATTTTTTGATTTTTTTATCTTTAATGGCATACGAATACAGTTGTCCTTTGTCTATGTAGTAATAGATTCCGCTACCTTCTTTTTCCACAAATCGAATTTTCGAAAACCTAGCTTCCTCTTTAGACGCTTTTTGTGGAGCTTTCATTCCTTTTTTCCAATAGTAAGTCAAATTACCCCATTCTTTATTCGGATTCCAATCAAAATAAATGGTCGATCCATCCAAAGACCATCTTTCATTTTCAGGGAGATTCCCAATGAAATCATTTCCTTTCATTATTTCTTCCAGCTTCAATGATTGTGCTTGGAAAATAGTGGACCAAAAAATACAAATAAAAAGTAGTAAGATTTTTTTCATCGTTTTTTAAATTAATTCTTTAATAATAAATCGGAAAGATAATTAGCCACTCCATCCTCGTGATTAGTAGCGATTACTTCCATATGAGATAATTTGTTTTTTAAAGTGTCTGGTGCATTGCCCATAATCAGTCCTTTACCAGAAGTCACCAGCATCATTTCATCATTAAACCCATCTCCAAAAGAAATGGCATGGCTAAAATCTAAATTCTCTTTTTCTAAAATTTTTGCAATTGCATGGCTTTTGTCGACATTTTTATCCATGAATTCAAGGCAAATAGGCAGACTAAATGCATGATTGAAAGTTTCAGGATGGTGCTCTAAAATCAAATCCCGAAGAGCCATTAATTTCTCTTGATTTTCGTGGGTAAAGAAAATTTTAATGGCTTCAAAATCCTCTAACTCCTCGAAATTTACTAATTCACGATGGTATGTAACTTCTTTGGAAAAGCTATTTAATTTTTCATTGTGTATGTTCGTTTGCCAAACTTCTTCCTTAAATAAAACTGTAGTTATGTCTGGGTCAATGTCTAACGCCAAAATGGATTTTACTAGTTCGCTTTCCATATTGACTGAAAAAAGCAATTCTTTTTCAGGCGAATGAATTCTGGCGCCATTTGAAGTAACTAAATATAAGGGTACCTCTAATTTTTCGACTAAAGGCATGGCATCCAAATGATGGCGACCTGTAGCTACAACAATTAAATACTTTTGTTGGTGCAATTCTTGAAAAACCGATTTTGTATAGTCTGAAATTACGTGATGTTGATTCAATAAAGTACCGTCTAAATCACTGATAATAACCTTCGTGTTTGCTTTAATCATCCTATAACTCCCCTACTTAATTAATCGTTATTCTCAATTTTTTTATAGGCTTCGATTACTTTTTTAACCAATCGGTGGCGCACCACGTCTTTGTCATCCAAATAAATAATCCCAATACCGTCGACATCTTTCAACACTAACAATGCTTCTTTTAAACCTGAGATAGTGCGACGAGGCAAATCAACCTGACCTGGATCTCCCGTAATCATGAACTTAGCATTCTTACCCATACGAGTTAAAAACATTTTCATTTGAGAATGCGTGGTATTTTGTGCCTCATCTAAAATCACAAAAGCATTATCTAAAGTTCGTCCACGCATGAAGGCCAGAGGAGCAATTTGAATAATTCCTTTTAAAATATAATCTTCAATTTTTTCATTGGGCAACATATCGCGCAACGCATCGTATAAGGGTTGCATGTAAGGATCCAATTTCTCCTTCATGTCACCAGGTAAGAAACCAAGGTTTTCTCCTGCTTCAACCGCAGGACGAGTCAATATTATGCGTTTGACTTCTTTTTCTTTTAATGCTTTAACCGCCATTGCCACACCTGTGTATGTCTTTCCAGTACCAGCAGGTCCCACAGCAAAAACCATATCGTTTTTGGTCAAAGTATCAACTAATAATTGTTGATTAGGTGTTAACGCTTTGATCAACTTTCCTCCTACTCCATGAACTAATATTTTGTCATGACCATTGATATTTCGTTCGTCTTGACCATCGCCCAAAATAACGCGTTCAATGACATTATCATCAATATTGTTGTAGCGAGTAAAATGCAACATCAAGCGTTGAAATCGTTTTTCAAACTCATCTAGAACCTCTTTTTCGCCAAAAGCTTTGAGGGTTGTCCCACGAGCCACAATTTTTAATTTGGGATAGTATTTTTTAATCGTTTCCAAATGAGCATCCTGATCACCCCAAAATTCTTTAGGAGCAATGTCAACTAATTCAATGATTCTTTCGTTCAAATTGGGAGTTTTTAGAGTATTAATTCGTCTTGAAGCAACCGTTAAATCAATTAAAATTCCGAAATAGAAAAAATTTTTCTTTATTTCGTTTTTGAATTTACTATTGTTAGCTTTGCATTTCTCAAATTTAATGAAATTTAGGCTTACCCAAACTCAATAGTTATAAACAAAATTATGTCAATAATTACCCTTACTACCGATTACGGCTTGAAAGATCACTTTGTAGGTGCTCTTAAGGGTAAAATTATATCGGAATATCCTGAAGTTAACATTATTGATATCTCACACGACATTGATCCATTTAACATACTTGAAGCGAGTTATATTATTGGCGCTGCCTATAGTAGTTTTCCCAAAGGAACGGTACATATTATTGGCGTAGATAGTGAACGAAATAAAGAAAACCAACACATTGCCATCCAATGGAATGATCAATATTTTATTGGAGCCGACAATGGGATTTTGAGTATGCTTACGCAAAAAGTAGTCCCTCAAAAAATGGTGGCTATCACCATTCACGATCGTTTGCATACTGATGCATCTGATTTAGATGTGTTTGTAAAAGTGGCTTGCCATTTGTCTAAAGGTGGTTTGTTGAATGTAATTGGAAAAGAAATCGTTCAATTAAAATCGGTAACTGGTTTACAGGCGAGTGTGGCCAATGACTTTAACTCTATCAAAGGCAATGTAATTTACATCGATCATTTTGGGAATGTTGTGACCAATATCTCCAAAAAACAATTTTTGGATGTAGCCAAAGGCAGACCTTATGAAATTGTCATGAAAACTAAAAATATCAAAACGATTTTACCTAATTATTCAGCTGTGGCAACCAATGAAAATTATGCCATAAAGAATTATGAGGGAGAAAAATTAGCTATTTTTAACGAAGCGGGTTTTTTAGAAATCGCTATTTTTAGAAGTAATCCTTCAAAAATTGGTTCGGCCAATAGTTTACTCGGATTAAGTTACAGAGATGTGGTTTTGATTCAATTTAAAAACTAATTCGGCTATGTTTGTTCGAATCGTTAAGTTGAGTTTTCACCCAGAAAATATTCCGGTATTTCTTGAAAATTTTGAATTGGTTAAAAATCAAATACGAAATTTCCCCGGAAATCGTTTATTAGAATTGTATCAAGACAAAACAAATTCTTCCATTTTCTTTACCTACAGTTATTGGGAAAGCGAAGAAGATTTGGAAAACTATAGAAAATCAAAATTATTCAATGAGGTTTGGGATTTTACGAAGAAACTATTCAATGATAAACCCGAAGCTTGGAGCGTTGACAAATTAGACCGTTTAGTGTAAAACAAAAACAGATGAAATCAATCGTATTACGTGAAATAAAATCATTCTTTGGTTCGCCAATTGGGTATTTGGTGATTGCCATTTTCCTTATTTTGAACGGACTCTTTCTTTGGGTGTTTGAAGGAGATTATAATATATTAAATTCGGGTTTTGCTGATTTGACTCCTTTTTTCACCTTGTCACCTTGGATTCTCGTTTTCTTAATTCCTGCGGTTACCATGCGTAGTTTTTCGGATGAAAAAAAACAGGGTACTTTGGAATTGTTATTAACCAAAC
This sequence is a window from Flavobacterium ammoniigenes. Protein-coding genes within it:
- a CDS encoding M42 family metallopeptidase, which translates into the protein MSTTSILNEKSIAFLESYLNNASPTGFEAEGQKIWMDYVKPYVDTFITDTYGTAVGIINPDAPYKVVIEGHADEIAWYVNYITDDGLIYVIRNGGSDHQIAPSKRVNIHTKNGIVKGVFGWPAIHTRNRGKEEPAKTDNIFIDCGCENKEQVEKLGVHVGCVITYPDEFMVLNENKFVCRAIDNRMGGFMIAEVARLLHENGKKLPFGLYITNSVQEEVGLRGAEMITQTIKPNVAIVTDVCHDSTTPMIDKKIEGETKIGKGPVVTYAPAVQNNLRELILNTATEKKIPFQRLASSRVTGTDTDAFAYSNGGVASALISLPLRYMHTTVEMVHREDVENVIQLIYETLLKIENEETFSYFK
- a CDS encoding SAM hydrolase/SAM-dependent halogenase family protein, which produces MSIITLTTDYGLKDHFVGALKGKIISEYPEVNIIDISHDIDPFNILEASYIIGAAYSSFPKGTVHIIGVDSERNKENQHIAIQWNDQYFIGADNGILSMLTQKVVPQKMVAITIHDRLHTDASDLDVFVKVACHLSKGGLLNVIGKEIVQLKSVTGLQASVANDFNSIKGNVIYIDHFGNVVTNISKKQFLDVAKGRPYEIVMKTKNIKTILPNYSAVATNENYAIKNYEGEKLAIFNEAGFLEIAIFRSNPSKIGSANSLLGLSYRDVVLIQFKN
- a CDS encoding phosphoribosylaminoimidazolesuccinocarboxamide synthase, yielding MSSTITTTNFNFPGQKSVYRGKVREVYNINDDLLVMIATDRLSAFDVVLPKGIPYKGQILNQIATQFMKMTQDIVPNWLIATPDPNVAVGHLCEPFKVEMVIRGYVSGHAAREYAAGKRILCGVTMPEGLKENDRFPTPIITPTTKADNGSHDEDISREAILSKGIVTEEDYLVLEQYTRALFQRGTEIAASRGLILVDTKYEFGKTKDGQIVLIDEIHTPDSSRYFYAEGYQERQDKGEEQKQLSKEFVRRWLIENGFQGQEGQQIPDMTDTYIESVSERYIELYENILGEQFIKADISNINERIEKNVVAFLENR
- a CDS encoding DUF4294 domain-containing protein, producing the protein MKRILFLIGFAFLSTAVQAQVIQKESDLTVENDTILNDTIELPEIIVRKEKLDIEARKQFQLLQNRVLKVYPYAKITAERLTALNRGMANLKTEKEKKKYFKIVENYLTNEFEAKLKKLSRKQGQILVKLIHRQTGTTTYDLITNLKSGWKAFWSNVTAKLFDINLKTKYDPYQNNEDYLIESILVYAFETGRLQNQPPAIKVDFFDLSTAWQAKVNAANK
- a CDS encoding Cof-type HAD-IIB family hydrolase, whose protein sequence is MIKANTKVIISDLDGTLLNQHHVISDYTKSVFQELHQQKYLIVVATGRHHLDAMPLVEKLEVPLYLVTSNGARIHSPEKELLFSVNMESELVKSILALDIDPDITTVLFKEEVWQTNIHNEKLNSFSKEVTYHRELVNFEELEDFEAIKIFFTHENQEKLMALRDLILEHHPETFNHAFSLPICLEFMDKNVDKSHAIAKILEKENLDFSHAISFGDGFNDEMMLVTSGKGLIMGNAPDTLKNKLSHMEVIATNHEDGVANYLSDLLLKN
- a CDS encoding putative quinol monooxygenase, producing the protein MFVRIVKLSFHPENIPVFLENFELVKNQIRNFPGNRLLELYQDKTNSSIFFTYSYWESEEDLENYRKSKLFNEVWDFTKKLFNDKPEAWSVDKLDRLV
- a CDS encoding S9 family peptidase is translated as MKKILLLFICIFWSTIFQAQSLKLEEIMKGNDFIGNLPENERWSLDGSTIYFDWNPNKEWGNLTYYWKKGMKAPQKASKEEARFSKIRFVEKEGSGIYYYIDKGQLYSYAIKDKKIKKLFQHSVPVSNLQIGKEEGVVYFKQSDNLFKFDTKLGSLVQLTNFKKGKSEEKPKEKESFLKEQQKELFQFVRDQEQKEKWNTANDDAKSDFPKPYFFGKNSIESTKASPKGDFVTFRLREEAEVKQEEMELFITADGYNKFRDTKTKVSTNNFVNTKMGIYNVAKDTVYMVNFSSLSHIQDVPDYFKLYEKNKNLDKKDKLIVAQAPIYNQDGSYAIVEIRSQDNKDRWLVNLNLATGSFKEIEHQHDEAWIGGPGIPSYAFSSGTLGFLADNETIYFQSEITGYSHLYTYNLRTNKKVQLTQGNWEVRGVDLSKDKKTFYLTTNTTHPGNREWYKMNVSDAILQPILTNDGAHEVSLSPDEKTLLVRYSYKNKPWELYWATNKKGSSLNQITFSTTAAFQEYNWRSPEVITFKAQDGTPVNARLYTPNRNQANKAAVIFVHGAGYLQNAHNHWSTYHREYMFHNLLTDLGYTVLDIDYRGSDGYGRDVRTGIYRFMGGKDLSDQIDGKNFLVQNYGVDPNRVGIYGGSYGGFITLMGMLTTPKEFAAGAALRSVTDWAHYNHGYTGNILNFPETDPDAYKKSSPIYFANNLEGNLLMLHGMVDDNVEYKDVVRLSQRFIELGKKKWSLASFPVESHGFKETYSWVDEYGRILDLFNSTLLNK
- a CDS encoding PhoH family protein; the encoded protein is MNERIIELVDIAPKEFWGDQDAHLETIKKYYPKLKIVARGTTLKAFGEKEVLDEFEKRFQRLMLHFTRYNNIDDNVIERVILGDGQDERNINGHDKILVHGVGGKLIKALTPNQQLLVDTLTKNDMVFAVGPAGTGKTYTGVAMAVKALKEKEVKRIILTRPAVEAGENLGFLPGDMKEKLDPYMQPLYDALRDMLPNEKIEDYILKGIIQIAPLAFMRGRTLDNAFVILDEAQNTTHSQMKMFLTRMGKNAKFMITGDPGQVDLPRRTISGLKEALLVLKDVDGIGIIYLDDKDVVRHRLVKKVIEAYKKIENND